The proteins below are encoded in one region of Oreochromis niloticus isolate F11D_XX linkage group LG6, O_niloticus_UMD_NMBU, whole genome shotgun sequence:
- the LOC109202444 gene encoding uncharacterized protein LOC109202444 isoform X1, with the protein MARAHRPPHKRSTALKLHWNKQRMDHYVVFRKTKRVTLRDEDMTAEKLGRIFQVSAHTLYITDDSNVAMFPGAVSGVFSALDLTPRGHYEVHGEDMESIPTAGSSGQRFAFMRAPAVAASAPSRSQQATSSSPMSSKTFQRSVYFADVVGGRLIPNRMVVVRFLESEATLQGIVGKVQDAIGNYNPIILTDAQGNAILESEGTTGSQYWRQNARKILAVPEQDFNCLQGTKRKKLSSRKDDDSASLGEVSDKIEELVLASQSLPAVTAAIKELTDLAVAQKVTTPKLQTLKEGFSCVVCMNIIEDPVFSLCCRSIIGCKTCVEQWQETSQHCAKCRESNNGVLQITGLTAAFSVLKSFFAEE; encoded by the exons ATGGCGCGCGCACACCGTCCCCCACACAAGAGATCGACGGCCTTAAAGTTACACTGGAATAAACAGAGGATGGACCATTACGTTGTTTTTAGGAAAACTAAGAGAGTGACACTCCGGGACGAAGACATGACTGCAGAAAAACTGGGTCGCATCTTTCAG GTATCCGCGCATACTCTGTACATCACGGATGATTCAAACGTGGCTATGTTCCCCGGTGCGGTCTCTGGTGTTTTCAGCGCATTAGACCTTACACCCAGAGGTCACTATGAAGTCCACGGAGAAGACATGGAGTCAATTCCAACAGCAGGTTCCAGCGGGCAGCGTTTTGCATTTATGCGAGCACCAGCTGTGGCAGCGTCTGCACCTTCACGTTCACAGCAGGCTACTTCAAGTTCCCCTATGTCCTCCAAAACATTTCAGAG atCAGTGTACTTTGCAGATGTAGTTGGTGGGAGGTTGATTCCCAATAGAATGGTGGTTGTACGATTCCTGGAGTCTGAGGCTACGCTTCAAGGGATAGTAGGAAAAGTGCAAGATGCCATTGGTAATTACAACCCAATAATTTTGACAGATGCACAGGGCAATGCAATTCTGGAGTCGGAGGGCACAACAG GGTCACagtactggagacaaaatgCACGAAAAATTCTTGCTGTGCCTGAACAAGACTTTAATTGCCTCCAGggaacaaagaggaagaaactgag CAGCCGTAAAGATGATGACAGTGCCAGTTTGGGAGAAGTGAGTGACAAAATAGAAGAGTTGGTGTTGGCATCTCAAAGTCTGCCAGCTGTCACAGCAGCAATCAAAGAGCTCACTGATCTTGCAGTTGCCCAGAAAGTCACAACCCCCAAGCTGCAGACACTCAAGGAGGGATTTAGCTGCGTGGTTTGTATGA ACATCATTGAGGATCCAGTGTTCTCACTGTGCTGCAGAAGCATTATTGGCTGCAAGACATGTGTGGAACAGTGGCAAGAGACa
- the LOC109202444 gene encoding uncharacterized protein LOC109202444 isoform X2, producing the protein MARAHRPPHKRSTALKLHWNKQRMDHYVVFRKTKRVTLRDEDMTAEKLGRIFQVSAHTLYITDDSNVAMFPGAVSGVFSALDLTPRGHYEVHGEDMESIPTAGSSGQRFAFMRAPAVAASAPSRSQQATSSSPMSSKTFQRSVYFADVVGGRLIPNRMVVVRFLESEATLQGIVGKVQDAIGNYNPIILTDAQGNAILESEGTTGSQYWRQNARKILAVPEQDFNCLQGTKRKKLSSRKDDDSASLGEVSDKIEELVLASQSLPAVTAAIKELTDLAVAQKVTTPKLQTLKEGFSCVTSLRIQCSHCAAEALLAARHVWNSGKRHHSTVQNAGRVTTEFYKLLV; encoded by the exons ATGGCGCGCGCACACCGTCCCCCACACAAGAGATCGACGGCCTTAAAGTTACACTGGAATAAACAGAGGATGGACCATTACGTTGTTTTTAGGAAAACTAAGAGAGTGACACTCCGGGACGAAGACATGACTGCAGAAAAACTGGGTCGCATCTTTCAG GTATCCGCGCATACTCTGTACATCACGGATGATTCAAACGTGGCTATGTTCCCCGGTGCGGTCTCTGGTGTTTTCAGCGCATTAGACCTTACACCCAGAGGTCACTATGAAGTCCACGGAGAAGACATGGAGTCAATTCCAACAGCAGGTTCCAGCGGGCAGCGTTTTGCATTTATGCGAGCACCAGCTGTGGCAGCGTCTGCACCTTCACGTTCACAGCAGGCTACTTCAAGTTCCCCTATGTCCTCCAAAACATTTCAGAG atCAGTGTACTTTGCAGATGTAGTTGGTGGGAGGTTGATTCCCAATAGAATGGTGGTTGTACGATTCCTGGAGTCTGAGGCTACGCTTCAAGGGATAGTAGGAAAAGTGCAAGATGCCATTGGTAATTACAACCCAATAATTTTGACAGATGCACAGGGCAATGCAATTCTGGAGTCGGAGGGCACAACAG GGTCACagtactggagacaaaatgCACGAAAAATTCTTGCTGTGCCTGAACAAGACTTTAATTGCCTCCAGggaacaaagaggaagaaactgag CAGCCGTAAAGATGATGACAGTGCCAGTTTGGGAGAAGTGAGTGACAAAATAGAAGAGTTGGTGTTGGCATCTCAAAGTCTGCCAGCTGTCACAGCAGCAATCAAAGAGCTCACTGATCTTGCAGTTGCCCAGAAAGTCACAACCCCCAAGCTGCAGACACTCAAGGAGGGATTTAGCTGCGTG ACATCATTGAGGATCCAGTGTTCTCACTGTGCTGCAGAAGCATTATTGGCTGCAAGACATGTGTGGAACAGTGGCAAGAGACa